GCCCAAGGCGACAAAAAAAGCCATCAGCAAAATCGGACGAAGACGCGGGAGAAACCCTCTCGGGGATCCGGCACCGCGTTCACGATAAACGGACAAACACATGGAACAGACACCTGACGCCTGGAAAACCGCGAACACACTCAAGACCAGAGATACCAAAGCTGCGCGTTCTTGACCAGCGTGGTATCCGCCTCCGGCACAGAAGGGGTGAACTGTGCTGCAGAATCAAAAAAGGCGCCTGAGCGCCCGTTCCGCCTGCCTTGCTTTGCAATCGGCAACGGCCCCTGCCCTGGCCGCCTGCACCGGTGCCTAGTTGGATTGCCCCCCGCTGATGACTTCGAAAATCATGCCCTTCAGCTCTTCTTCCGGATCACCCTCTCTCAGACCCTGGCGCCACTGATCGAGGATCAGACGCAGACCGAGTGTTTCGCGATTGTGCGGCAATTCACCAATAAAAGAAGCAAAAAAAGCGTCAAGCTGCTCACGATCGATCACACCCTGATCGATGAGCGCGTGAATCAGCGTCATCGTCGCAGCGATGTGCCCCTTCACGAAATCAAACTCGACGGAGTTTGTATGAGTATCCATTGTCGTCGTACGCATGCGACCTCCTGATGACACACCAAGTTACAACACAAATCTATATTGCGCCACCTGACAGTTTTCGCAGTAGAATAACCTTTATCTTCTTAGATATGAATATATCCCAAAAATGTTAAGCTACTATATTTGCACATCCTGCAATTAGTTTACCAATTGGTATTGTTATTTGGCAATTAATACTCATGGATATAATTTCATGGCGAATTTTATCGTTGTTTATATGATTGACACATCGACGCATGTCGTTTTTCGCCGCGCTGTTGAAAAAATGAGTTTTGCCTCTTGCAATGTCCCCATTGTCAGCATAAACACACGCCACCGACGCGGCGGCGAGCCTCGCTGCACCAACGCTTCGGTACTTTGGTGAGAGCCGATAGCTCAGCTGGTAGAGCAACTGACTTTTAATCAGTAGGTCCAGGGTTCGAACCCCTGTCGGCTCACCAAAAAACTCCCAGTAAAACAAGATTGCCTCGGCTCTGGAAACCAGAGACAGACGGCCGCGTTTTGCGTTCCGGAGGCATCCTCTGGAGACCCTGACAAAGACAGATGGCTGGCTTCGGAAATTGAAAGCGTCGAAAGAGGCACGAGAATTCGCCATTGGCATTTTTCCCGGTCAGCGCCAGTGCTTCGGCAAGCGGTCTATGGTGTGGTCCGGACTGGTTCGCGCTCATGGCGGTCGAGCACGGATCGCACTCGGAAAAAAACGTTGGTCACGCTTCGGACAGACCGGCAGTGATTCAAGAATCAATCGAGTTTACATACAGGTATGTCTGGTCAAACGGAGCGCAACATTCAATTCGTTCGCGTCTAACAATTGCGTTAGTGCGGAAAAGGCCGTGGGAGCTCTGCGAGTGCCGCCCAAAAACTAGTCTCATTTCCGGCAACAAACGCTACGCCAAAACAGGCGTTAGTGACACTTGCGTCGCCGGCACAACATCGCCAAACCGCCAAGTCCTGCCAATGCGAGCGGAAAGGAAGCGGGAACGGGAACAGCTGCTACGATTTCCAGCGAGGCAAAGTCAGAATCGGCGCTGTTCGCGTCACTGGTGGCAACCAAATACATATTATAACTGCCGACCCCCATGCCCAAAGCTGACAATGCAGACGCAGAAACGATGTAGATTGGGTTGGATGTGTCGACATCAAAGCTGACCGGTCCCCCGCTGTAATTGATGTCCCACTTATATGAGGTGATTGTCGCTGACGCGGTGGTTTCCAACGACGCCGAAGCATCAAGTACCAAGTCTTCACCCAGCGTAATTGAATAAGGACCTCCGGCCCTTGCGATAGTCGCGGCAGATCCGGAAACAACACATAAACAGAGCAAAACAACTGCGGCTGACAAAACACCCCAAATTCTCATGATATATCAATCCCCTGATAAATTTACCGTAGGTTAACTTTATCGTTGTTTGTTTGTCAAATTAACCATTTCCTCACCCCTCTTAACTTGATGACGGGCAGAACCAGTCTGTCGTCAGCACTTCTACCCCCATTTTTGGGTCGTGACCAAGCACCGATCATTCTGGGTCCTCGACGAATTGACGTCCCTCCCAACCAGATGGAATTCAAACTTCGAACTATTGTTCTCGCTCAACAGCACTTTGGCATCCGGACCCAGTGTCACCAGATCCAGTGATGTGTCGTATCGCACCGGAGCGAGCGCGATGGGCGATTTTTCCGATCAAGAAACGCGCAGTGCCGCTTCTCAGGTTCAGCGACGCAGTTTGGGGCGCTTACGGCGCCACATCCGCTTTATAAACATCTTCCGGCATTCGCGGAGCATAGCCTATATAGCCTGCATGCCGTCCCACAGGTCGCGCGCAGAAAAGACACGGCAAATGCAAAAAGGAAACGAATCCGTATGAAAGTGCCGATCCCGGAAGAACCGACCCACATGGTCACAGCGATCGTCGCCTATGCCGGCATCGCAAAGCGGCTCCATGTCGAGATTGAAAAGCGGGCCGCGGAAACCGGCATTGATCTGGACGCCATCCGCTCGGATCTGCTCCAGGAAGCCAAGAAGGCCATTCCCCATGGCGATTTCGCCAAGGACGAGATCGGCGTCTACAGGACCATGTTCCAGGCAATCGAGACGATATTCGATCCGATCGGCCCGGACACGGGTGCCTAGGGTCCTGAAACTAGGAGGTACAGACTGTCGGAAATGTCGGCAACGGGTGAACCGAACCGCCTCAAGAGAACGTAATGAGGGCAGCCAATTGGAGATGACTTGATGCCCCGGATCGGAAACATTCTGAGCCTCGTTGCCGGCGCAACCGTGGCCATGAGCGCGAGCATGTCACAAGTGCCAGCCGGACAGGCCGGGGACAGCGCCCTGCAGTTTTCCTTCGACATGCCTGACGGCAGTCAGCTGCCGCTGGAGCAGTTCGCGGGCAAGACGGTCCTGGTGGTCAACACGGCAACCAGATGCGGGTTCAGCAAGCAGCTTGCCGGACTGCAGCAGTTGCATGAACGCTATTCGGCAAGCGGACTGGTCGTGATCGCGGTGCCGTCAAACGATTTCGGCAATCAGGAACCCTTGCAAGACGGCGAGATCGCCGGGTTCTGTGAAGCCAAATATGGCGCCAAATACCTGATGACCGCAAAAACGTCCGTGAAGGGAAAGCTCGCGCATCCTTTTTACGCGTGGGTGGCGGAAACGCTCGGGTCAGCGGCTCGCCCCTACTGGAACTTCCACAAGTACCTGATCGGGCCGGACGGCTCGATCGTCGCCTGGTTCTCGACACCGACAAAACCGACATCTTCGAAGATCGTCCGCGCCATAGAGGCACAGCTTGGCAGCTGACCCTGCTTTCAGGACCGAAGGCCGGCAGGAGGCGCCGTAGGCGGAAGGCTCGCCTGGCAATGCGCATGACGCTTGAAACGGCGGTCTGCGAATTTCCGATAGGCAAATGAAACGCCGCGATAGACGCCCGGCAAGGCGGCGAGCGCGCCCAGAAGCCGCCATCCCCTGAACTGCCGCCAGATCACCAGAAACGCGTCCAGACCGGTTCGGATCGTGCCCTCTTCGTCGCGCACGCGCAGATAGAGCAAGGCATCCGACTGGCTCATGCCCGTGCCCTGTAGCAGTTCCGGATGCGTGGCGATATCGTTCCAGACGATGCTTGTGCTCGGTGTCAGCCGCTTGTAGTAGCCGATCTCCCGCGAACAGAGCCCGCACTTGCCGTCGTAATAGACCTCGATCAACGCTCTCACCATCTGTTTGCCTGACTGATGGTTCTTACGTTGCCGCTGCCGGCATGGATCGCAGATGCGTATTTGCAAACCACCCGGATTGTTGTGATTTCGGGATGTTCAGCAAAAAGGCCGGTCTGACAGTGGGTGTCGACCGGCCTTTCTTATCGTCGATATGTCTTGGCTTATCCGGCCTCGGCACTCCGGCTGACATGCCCCTGACCGCCGAGCATCGTCTTCGCCTTCTCGCGGATGTACTGGAGACACACGTAAAGCACGGGGATCATCAGGACCCCGACCACGGTTGCAAACAGCATTCCGCCGAAGACGGCAAAGCCGATCGCCTTCTGGCTGGCGGCACCGGCGCTCGACGCCGTCATCAGCGGCACGACACCCAGCAGGAACGACAGCGCTGTCATCATCACCGCGCGGAAACGCAGGTGCGCCGCCTCTGTCGCCGCTTCCATGATGGATTTGCCCGTGTCGCGCTGTTCCATCGCGAATTCCACGATCAGGATGGCATTCTTCGCCCCCATGCCGACAAGCATGATCATGCCGATCTGGGTATAGAGATTGACATCGCCGCCGGTGACGAACACCGCCACGAGCGCCCCCATGATGGCGAAGGACACCGACATCAGGATCGCGACCGGCATCGACCAGCTTTCATACTGGGCAACCAGGAAGAGATAAGTGAACAGGATGGACAGCATCAGGATGAACATCACGATGTTGCTGGCGCCCTGCTGCTGCTGTGCCGTTCCCGTCCATTCGTAGGTGTATCCAGGCGGCATGGCTTCGTCTGCTGCCGATTCCATTTCGTTGATGACGACACCGGTGGAAGCGCCAGGAGCCGGATCCGCCATGACGGCGGCTGCCCGGAACATGTTGTAGCGCGTCAGGATCTGAGGCCCGAGCACATTCTCGGTCGTCAGGACACTGCGAAGCGGCACCATGGTGCCGTCCTGGGAACGGACATAGAGCCGGCCGATATCCTCGATCTTGTCACGATACTGCCCGTCTGCCTGGATCATGACCTTGTAGACGCGGCCGAAGATGTTGAAGTCGTTGATGTAGAAAGACCCGAGATACGCCTGCAGCGTGGTGAAGACGTCGGAGACACCGATCCCCAGCGTCTTGGCCTTCTCCCTGTCGAGATCGACAAACACCTGTGGAACATTCGCCCGGAAGGTCGAATAGGCCCGCGCGATATCGGCGCTCTGGTTGGCCGAATACACCATTGAGCCGACGGCGGACGCAAGGTCCTGCGGCGTGCCGCCACCCGTTTGCTGCATCATCATCTGCACGCCGCCGGTGGTTCCGAGACCCGGGATCGGTGGCGGGTTGAAGGCAATGATGTTGGCGCCCGGTATCGTGGAGAAATCGGCCCAGAACTTCGCAAGAATGGCATTGATGCGAAGGTTCGGCTCCTGCCGCTCCTCCCAGTTGCTCATTGTCGCGATCACGAGTGCGGCGTTCGAGGACGTCGCGCCGTTCAGGATGGAATAGCCGTTCACGATGACGACGTTCTCCACACCCGGGACAGCCTGCGTCAGTTCAACGACGCGCTCCGTGACCGTCTCCGTGCGTTGTAGCGCGGCGCCGTCGGGCAGCTGAACGTCCACCATCAGGTAACCCTGGTCCTCGGACGGCAGAAAGCCCTGGGGCAGCGTGCTGCCGAGCGACACGATCACGGCAATCGCACCGCCGACGATGATCAGGCCGATAAAGGCCACACGCACGAGCCGGCGGATGATCGCGGTATAGCCGTCGCGCACGCCGGTGATGCCGCGGTCGAACAGGCCCATGAGACCCTTCGGCGGGCCGGAACGCGCCTTCAGGATGAGGCCGCAGAGCGCCGGGGACAGCGTCAGCGCGTTGATCGACGAGATCACCACCGAAACGGAAATCGTCACGGCGAATTGTGAATAGAGCCGGCCGGTGATGCCGGGCATGAAGATCGTCGGCACGAACACGGCGAGTAGCACCAGCGTGGTCGCGATGACGGGACTGGTGATCTGCTCCATCGCCTTCGCGGTTGCTTCCTTGGGTGCAAGCCCCTCCTCTGCGATGATGCGTTCGACGTTCTCCACAACGACGATCGCGTCATCGACCACGATACCGATCGCCAGAACCAGCGCGAACAGGGAAATCGTGTTGAGCGACATGCCGAGGGCAAGCAAGACCCCGAACGTTCCGATCAGCGACACGGGGATGGCAACGGTCGGAATGATCGTCGCGCGCCAGTTCCCCAGGAAGATGAACACCACGGAGACAACGAGCAGGAATGTCAGGAACAGCGTCGCGATCACATCGTCCAGCGATGCCTGAACGAAGTCCGTCGTGTTGAATGGAACCGCGTATTCGACATCGTCCGGAAATGCCTGCGAGAGGCTTTCAAGGCGCGCGAGCACGTTCTCGGAGACCTGCAGCGCGTTTGCACCCGGAGCCTGGTAGATCGCGAGAACGGTGGAAGGCTGGCCGTTGAACTCACCCGACGCGTTGTAGAACTGGGCGCCGAGTTCGACCCGGGCGACATCCCCGATCTTCACGATGGCCCCGTCCTCGCCGGTTCTGAGGACGATGTCCTCGAACTCCTCCGGTGTCGCCAGACGGCCCTTCGCCTTGATCGTATACTGGAACTGCTGTCCGTCCGGCACGGGTGGCGCGCCGATCTGGCCGGCAGCGACCTGGATGTTCTGGTCCTGCACGGCCGCGATGAAATCGGTCGGTGTCATGCCCAGGCTGGTGAGCCTGTCCGGATCGAGCCAGATACGCATGCCGTAGGCGAAATCCGTCATCACGTCGGCACGGCCGACACCCTGAACGCGGGCGAGCGAATCCTTCAGGTTGATGGAGGCATAATTCGACAGGAAAACGGGGTCATAGGTGCCGTTCGGCGAATAAAGCGTGATCACCAGCAGCATGTTGGTACTGGCTTTTTGAACGGTTACCCCGTTCGCGGTCACTTCGCTCGGCAGCTGGCTTGTCGCCTGCGACACGCGGTTTTGCGTGTTGACCGTTGCAATGTCCGGATCCGTGCCGACCGCAAAGGTCACGTTGAGCGAATAGTTGCCGCTGTCGTTGCTTGTCGACTGCATGTAGATCATGTCGTCGACGCCGTTGACCTGCCCCTCGATGGGGGCCGCCACGGTCTCTTCCAGAACCTCGGCGTTCGCGCCCGTGTAGGTCGCTGAGACGTTCACCACCGGCGGCGTGATATTGGGAAACTGCTCGACCGGCAGGGACACGTATCCGAGAATACCGGCAATCGTGATAACAATGGAAATCACCAGCGCGAATTTCGGCCGGTAGATAAAAAAGCGAGAAAACATTTAGCTCTGCTCCGCCGGCTGGGATGCGAGGACGGGGTCGACCTCGACACCCGGTCGGACTTTTTGCAGACCTTCCGTTATGACTTCATCCCCTTCGGCCAGCCCGTTCGTCACGACGAAATTCGTTCCGATCTGCTGTCCCAGCTCGACATATTTCTGTTCGACCTTCTTGTCCGACGTGATCGCGAGAGCAAAAGCGCCCTGCTGGTCCCGCTGGATCGCGGCCTGGGGAACGACGAGCGCGGTCTCCGTGTTCGGAGCTTCCAGAAGAACCGTGACATAGGTGCCTGCAAGCAGTCTGACGTCCTTGTTCTCGAACTGACCGCGGAAGGAAATCGTGCCGGTCGTCGCGTCAATCTCGTTGTCGATATAGACGATTTTGCCGCTTTCTCCGTATTTGTCCCCGTTGGGAAGCATGAGGCTGATGGAAGGCGCTACGTCGGGAGACAGATCGGCAGGACTGATATTGTGGGTCTGCACCGCGTTCAGATACTGCGCTTCGCTGACGGAGAAGTTGACATAGACCGGCGCAAGACGGATCAGCTTGGCAAGTGAACTGGTGTTGGGTCCGACAAGTTCCCCGACACTGAAAGTGCTCTTGCCGATCTGACCCGGAAACGGTGCGGAAATGTCCGTGTAGCTCAGATTGAGTTCCGCCTGCTGCAAAGCGGACTGCGCCGCCTCGACCGACGCTTCGGCCTGCTGTTTCTGCGCAAGCGTTGCTTCGTAGGCGGCTTCCGACACATGCCCCTTGTCCAGAAGATCCTTGTCGCGTTTCTCGTCTGCCGCCTTGAGAGCCGCATCGGCTTTCGCGCTGGCAACATCGGCTTTCGCCTTTGTCAGCTGGGCCTCGTATTCGGCCTTCTCGATCGTGAACAAGAGGTCGTCCTGCTTCACGAACGACCCGTCGGGAACGGCCTTGTCCTCCAGGAAGCCGCTCACGCGGGCGACGAGATCGACCTGATCCACTGCCGCAATCTGGCCGACAAAGGATTCGCTCTGGCGCACATCCTGTGAGGTCACCTTTGCCACGGTGACGGAAGGCGGCGGGGCCGCCGGGGCCTCGGCCTGCTTCGAATCGTCAGAACAGGCTGCCAGCAAGCTCAGTGCAGCAGCGGCAATAAGAAGATGACGGGAACGAGAAGCGATACGCTGAAATGGCATTCGAGAACTCCGCTGTCAGACCTTTGGGTCGCGCGCTTGATCGGAGTTCACTATAAAAGGACTGATTGATTCAACAAGCGAATTTTCATGTCGTGCAGGTCAGACGACGAGATCCGCTAACGCTGCGTTTTCAATCCGCAATCGCCCTTGGTTGTTTTCCCAATGGTCGCTGAGAGTGCGGAGCCTGTCAGCTTTCTGCCGCGGACAGGATCACTGTGAAACCGTGCAATCCGGTTGCAGGAAACACACCTGTTTTTTCTGCCGAATCAGTCCCGATCTCAATCGCAGCAATCTGCGGAAGATCCCCCTGGATTGCCTCCGCAGCGCTTTCGCCAACGAGGGACCGGTACGCCGCCGGATTTAGCACGGAAATCCTGCCCCGCGCCGTTTCGACCTCAAGACCCAGGCTCGTTGCCCGCATTTCCCGCTGACCGGTAAAGCCGCCCAGAAACTCGTGATGATCCGACGGATCCTCGGCGACCATGTAGATCGTCCTGATCTGCCCTGCACCGTTGGCATGTTTCTGGAAAGCCGGCTTCCAGAAATTTTCCGGATATTTGTTGTGGCAGGTGAAGTAACCGATTTCCGGGCTTAGAGGATCCCGGAGAATGGTCAGGTCGAAGGCCACCTTTGCCGTCTGCCCGTCTG
This region of uncultured Roseibium sp. genomic DNA includes:
- a CDS encoding DUF393 domain-containing protein, giving the protein MVRALIEVYYDGKCGLCSREIGYYKRLTPSTSIVWNDIATHPELLQGTGMSQSDALLYLRVRDEEGTIRTGLDAFLVIWRQFRGWRLLGALAALPGVYRGVSFAYRKFADRRFKRHAHCQASLPPTAPPAGLRS
- a CDS encoding VOC family protein, with translation MLRGLDHIVVAVNDLDAAGEAYEALGFTVTPENRHPWGTANRLIQLNGFFIELLSVAEPGLITETAGRRFSFGAFNRSFLTRREGASMLVMESRDASLDRQDFERAGLSLFEPFSFERVAHLPDGQTAKVAFDLTILRDPLSPEIGYFTCHNKYPENFWKPAFQKHANGAGQIRTIYMVAEDPSDHHEFLGGFTGQREMRATSLGLEVETARGRISVLNPAAYRSLVGESAAEAIQGDLPQIAAIEIGTDSAEKTGVFPATGLHGFTVILSAAES
- a CDS encoding glutathione peroxidase, which gives rise to MPRIGNILSLVAGATVAMSASMSQVPAGQAGDSALQFSFDMPDGSQLPLEQFAGKTVLVVNTATRCGFSKQLAGLQQLHERYSASGLVVIAVPSNDFGNQEPLQDGEIAGFCEAKYGAKYLMTAKTSVKGKLAHPFYAWVAETLGSAARPYWNFHKYLIGPDGSIVAWFSTPTKPTSSKIVRAIEAQLGS
- a CDS encoding multidrug efflux RND transporter permease subunit; the protein is MFSRFFIYRPKFALVISIVITIAGILGYVSLPVEQFPNITPPVVNVSATYTGANAEVLEETVAAPIEGQVNGVDDMIYMQSTSNDSGNYSLNVTFAVGTDPDIATVNTQNRVSQATSQLPSEVTANGVTVQKASTNMLLVITLYSPNGTYDPVFLSNYASINLKDSLARVQGVGRADVMTDFAYGMRIWLDPDRLTSLGMTPTDFIAAVQDQNIQVAAGQIGAPPVPDGQQFQYTIKAKGRLATPEEFEDIVLRTGEDGAIVKIGDVARVELGAQFYNASGEFNGQPSTVLAIYQAPGANALQVSENVLARLESLSQAFPDDVEYAVPFNTTDFVQASLDDVIATLFLTFLLVVSVVFIFLGNWRATIIPTVAIPVSLIGTFGVLLALGMSLNTISLFALVLAIGIVVDDAIVVVENVERIIAEEGLAPKEATAKAMEQITSPVIATTLVLLAVFVPTIFMPGITGRLYSQFAVTISVSVVISSINALTLSPALCGLILKARSGPPKGLMGLFDRGITGVRDGYTAIIRRLVRVAFIGLIIVGGAIAVIVSLGSTLPQGFLPSEDQGYLMVDVQLPDGAALQRTETVTERVVELTQAVPGVENVVIVNGYSILNGATSSNAALVIATMSNWEERQEPNLRINAILAKFWADFSTIPGANIIAFNPPPIPGLGTTGGVQMMMQQTGGGTPQDLASAVGSMVYSANQSADIARAYSTFRANVPQVFVDLDREKAKTLGIGVSDVFTTLQAYLGSFYINDFNIFGRVYKVMIQADGQYRDKIEDIGRLYVRSQDGTMVPLRSVLTTENVLGPQILTRYNMFRAAAVMADPAPGASTGVVINEMESAADEAMPPGYTYEWTGTAQQQQGASNIVMFILMLSILFTYLFLVAQYESWSMPVAILMSVSFAIMGALVAVFVTGGDVNLYTQIGMIMLVGMGAKNAILIVEFAMEQRDTGKSIMEAATEAAHLRFRAVMMTALSFLLGVVPLMTASSAGAASQKAIGFAVFGGMLFATVVGVLMIPVLYVCLQYIREKAKTMLGGQGHVSRSAEAG
- a CDS encoding efflux RND transporter periplasmic adaptor subunit, which translates into the protein MPFQRIASRSRHLLIAAAALSLLAACSDDSKQAEAPAAPPPSVTVAKVTSQDVRQSESFVGQIAAVDQVDLVARVSGFLEDKAVPDGSFVKQDDLLFTIEKAEYEAQLTKAKADVASAKADAALKAADEKRDKDLLDKGHVSEAAYEATLAQKQQAEASVEAAQSALQQAELNLSYTDISAPFPGQIGKSTFSVGELVGPNTSSLAKLIRLAPVYVNFSVSEAQYLNAVQTHNISPADLSPDVAPSISLMLPNGDKYGESGKIVYIDNEIDATTGTISFRGQFENKDVRLLAGTYVTVLLEAPNTETALVVPQAAIQRDQQGAFALAITSDKKVEQKYVELGQQIGTNFVVTNGLAEGDEVITEGLQKVRPGVEVDPVLASQPAEQS
- a CDS encoding VPLPA-CTERM sorting domain-containing protein; the encoded protein is MRIWGVLSAAVVLLCLCVVSGSAATIARAGGPYSITLGEDLVLDASASLETTASATITSYKWDINYSGGPVSFDVDTSNPIYIVSASALSALGMGVGSYNMYLVATSDANSADSDFASLEIVAAVPVPASFPLALAGLGGLAMLCRRRKCH